In the Brucella anthropi ATCC 49188 genome, one interval contains:
- a CDS encoding cysteine desulfurase family protein: MNGSGKRLYLDYNASAPLLDEAREAVINALGITGNPSSVHREGRAARALVEAARRSVAALVNARPDHVFFTSGATEAASTLLTPNYMMGRSPVRLSHLYVSDTEHPCMLSGGQFAAQDVTVLPVDGNGIVDIDALKAVLAGHDKSRGLPLVSIQAANNETGIIQPIAEIAAIVKATGGIYVVDAVQAAGRIKLDISDNCGDYLIISSHKIGGPKGVGAIIAISDLMMPRALVRGGGQEKGHRAGTEALPLIAGFGAAADTAKTRLDGEGWCPAMRDRLEAGLEAIAPDAVIYGKSVGRLPNTTFFSLEEQKAETVQIAFDLGGIALSAGSACSSGKVGPSHVLSAMGHGDSLGAIRVSLEPTATPDQVDAFLDVFRKIIERRAKKA, from the coding sequence GTGAACGGGAGCGGCAAGAGGCTCTATCTGGATTATAATGCCAGTGCTCCGTTGCTTGATGAAGCACGCGAAGCGGTTATCAATGCGCTCGGCATTACCGGCAATCCATCTTCCGTGCATCGTGAAGGCCGCGCCGCGCGTGCGCTCGTCGAAGCGGCGCGCCGCAGCGTTGCAGCGCTCGTCAATGCCAGACCAGACCATGTTTTCTTTACGTCGGGAGCAACGGAAGCCGCGTCGACGCTGCTGACACCCAACTATATGATGGGACGTTCGCCGGTCCGTCTGTCACATCTTTACGTGAGTGATACGGAACACCCTTGCATGTTGTCCGGAGGGCAGTTTGCAGCGCAGGACGTCACCGTTCTACCGGTTGATGGAAATGGCATCGTAGATATCGATGCCTTGAAAGCAGTCCTTGCCGGTCACGACAAAAGCCGGGGGCTGCCACTTGTATCGATACAAGCCGCCAACAATGAAACCGGCATCATCCAGCCGATTGCGGAAATTGCCGCTATCGTGAAGGCCACAGGCGGCATTTATGTCGTCGACGCAGTCCAGGCGGCAGGACGCATTAAATTAGATATTTCAGATAATTGTGGTGATTATCTCATAATTTCCTCGCACAAGATTGGCGGCCCGAAAGGCGTCGGCGCGATTATCGCCATTTCCGACCTCATGATGCCGCGCGCGCTTGTTCGCGGCGGCGGTCAGGAAAAGGGGCATAGAGCGGGAACGGAAGCTCTGCCGCTGATCGCAGGTTTCGGTGCTGCGGCAGATACTGCTAAGACACGACTGGACGGCGAGGGCTGGTGCCCGGCGATGCGGGACAGGCTGGAGGCCGGGTTGGAGGCGATCGCCCCGGATGCGGTGATCTATGGCAAATCGGTCGGCAGATTGCCGAACACGACCTTCTTTTCCCTTGAGGAGCAAAAGGCGGAAACCGTACAGATAGCTTTTGATCTCGGCGGGATTGCGCTTTCGGCAGGCTCGGCCTGCTCGTCAGGGAAAGTAGGTCCCAGCCATGTGCTGTCGGCCATGGGACATGGAGACAGCCTCGGGGCGATCCGCGTGTCACTCGAACCAACGGCCACACCTGATCAGGTCGATGCGTTTCTCGACGTGTTCCGCAAAATTATCGAGCGTCGCGCCAAGAAGGCGTGA
- a CDS encoding alpha/beta hydrolase, translating to MPEVIFNGPAGRLEGRYQPSKEKNAPIALILHPHPQFGGTMNNKIVYDLFYMFQQRGFTTLRFNFRGIGRSQGEFDHGAGELSDAASALDWVQALHPDSKTCWVAGYSFGSWIGMQLLMRRPEIEGFISVAPQPNTYDFAFLAPCPSSGLIIHGDQDKVAPPKDVQALVDKLKTQKGITITQTTIPGANHFFTGQGDELIEDCAEYLDRRLAGELVEARPKRLR from the coding sequence ATGCCAGAAGTCATTTTCAACGGCCCTGCCGGACGCCTCGAAGGTCGCTATCAGCCTTCCAAAGAAAAAAATGCTCCAATCGCGCTTATCCTTCATCCACATCCGCAGTTCGGCGGAACGATGAACAACAAGATCGTCTACGACCTCTTCTACATGTTCCAGCAGCGCGGCTTCACCACGTTGCGCTTCAATTTCCGTGGCATTGGCCGCAGTCAGGGCGAATTCGATCATGGTGCGGGCGAGCTTTCGGACGCTGCAAGCGCACTCGACTGGGTGCAGGCGCTGCATCCGGATTCCAAGACGTGCTGGGTCGCCGGTTACTCGTTCGGTTCATGGATCGGCATGCAGCTCCTGATGCGCCGTCCGGAAATCGAAGGCTTCATTTCGGTTGCACCGCAGCCGAATACATATGATTTCGCCTTCCTCGCCCCCTGCCCTTCGTCGGGTCTCATCATCCATGGCGACCAGGACAAGGTGGCGCCGCCAAAGGATGTGCAGGCTCTGGTCGACAAGCTGAAAACCCAGAAGGGTATCACGATCACCCAGACGACGATTCCGGGGGCGAACCACTTCTTCACCGGTCAGGGTGACGAGCTCATCGAGGATTGCGCCGAGTATCTGGATCGCCGCCTTGCAGGCGAACTGGTCGAAGCACGTCCGAAGCGCTTGCGTTAA
- a CDS encoding DMT family transporter: MPVYAILAIAIVSEVIGTLSLKASEGFTRLGPSLIVVVAYGLAFYFLSMTLKSIPVGIAYAVWSGIGVTLVALIGWLVFGQKLDLAAVLGMGLIIAGVIVLNLFSNTAQH; the protein is encoded by the coding sequence ATGCCGGTTTATGCCATTCTTGCTATCGCCATAGTGTCCGAAGTCATCGGAACGCTTAGCCTCAAGGCATCAGAAGGCTTCACACGGCTTGGGCCGTCCTTGATCGTTGTCGTCGCTTACGGTCTGGCTTTCTATTTTCTTTCCATGACCTTGAAGAGCATTCCTGTCGGGATTGCCTATGCGGTCTGGTCCGGGATCGGCGTCACGCTCGTGGCCCTGATCGGCTGGCTGGTGTTCGGCCAGAAGCTCGACCTCGCGGCAGTGCTCGGCATGGGATTGATCATTGCCGGTGTCATTGTGCTCAATCTGTTTTCGAACACGGCACAACACTAG
- the tyrS gene encoding tyrosine--tRNA ligase: MSGFKSDFLRTLSERGFIHQISDESGLDELLAKETVTAYIGFDPTAPSLHAGGLIQIMMLHWLQQTGHKPVALMGGGTGMVGDPSFKDEARKLMTEDTIAENIAGIKRVFANYLTFGDSATDALMVNNADWLRNINYLEFLRDVGRHFSVNRMLSFDSVKTRLDREQSLSFLEFNYMILQAYDFVELSKRYDLRLQMGGSDQWGNIINGIDLGHRMGTPQLYALTSPLLTTASGQKMGKSLGGAIWLNAEMLSAYDFWQYWRNTEDADVERFLKLYTTLPLDEIAKLAALEGVEINEAKKILATEVTAMLHGRDAADESAETARKTFEDGELSENLPTVGVHKATLNSGIGVLALMVLAELCTTNGEARRHVEGGAVRINDEPVSDPRMTVDAGALNDQGVIKLSLGKKRHVLIRPA; encoded by the coding sequence ATGTCCGGTTTCAAATCCGATTTTCTTCGCACGCTTTCCGAGCGTGGCTTCATTCATCAAATATCCGATGAAAGTGGCCTCGACGAATTGTTGGCCAAGGAAACCGTGACGGCCTATATCGGCTTCGATCCTACGGCTCCAAGCCTTCATGCGGGCGGTCTGATCCAGATCATGATGCTGCACTGGCTCCAGCAGACCGGGCACAAGCCTGTTGCGCTGATGGGCGGCGGCACCGGCATGGTCGGCGATCCGTCCTTCAAGGACGAAGCCCGCAAGCTGATGACCGAAGATACGATTGCCGAGAACATTGCCGGCATCAAGCGCGTCTTCGCCAACTACCTCACCTTTGGTGACAGCGCCACCGATGCCCTGATGGTCAATAATGCCGACTGGCTGCGCAACATCAATTACCTGGAATTCCTGCGCGATGTGGGCCGTCATTTCTCGGTCAATCGCATGCTTTCGTTCGATTCGGTGAAGACGCGCCTCGATCGCGAGCAGTCGCTGTCATTCCTCGAATTCAACTACATGATCCTTCAGGCCTACGATTTCGTGGAACTGAGCAAACGCTACGATCTGCGTCTGCAGATGGGCGGTTCAGATCAGTGGGGCAATATCATCAACGGTATCGATCTCGGTCACCGTATGGGAACCCCGCAGCTTTATGCCCTCACCTCGCCACTGCTGACGACAGCATCGGGCCAGAAGATGGGCAAATCGCTTGGCGGCGCAATCTGGCTGAACGCTGAAATGCTGAGCGCCTATGATTTCTGGCAGTACTGGCGCAACACGGAGGACGCCGATGTCGAGCGCTTCCTGAAGCTCTACACGACGCTTCCGCTGGACGAAATCGCCAAGCTGGCAGCGCTCGAAGGCGTCGAAATCAACGAAGCGAAGAAAATCCTCGCGACGGAAGTAACGGCCATGCTTCATGGTCGTGATGCGGCCGATGAATCCGCAGAAACAGCCCGCAAGACTTTTGAGGATGGCGAACTGTCGGAAAATCTTCCGACAGTCGGCGTTCACAAGGCAACGCTGAACAGCGGCATCGGGGTTTTGGCGCTGATGGTTCTGGCCGAACTCTGCACGACTAATGGCGAAGCCCGCCGTCACGTTGAAGGTGGCGCCGTACGTATCAATGACGAACCAGTCAGCGATCCTCGCATGACCGTAGATGCTGGTGCACTGAACGATCAGGGCGTTATCAAGCTGTCTCTTGGCAAGAAACGCCATGTACTGATCCGCCCTGCATAA
- a CDS encoding RNA-binding protein, which yields MKRIERLAADGEGGFLPGPARPSRSFLSRCSHAILSICILLVLIVGAGFVILRSGVDSNLLRDEAQKSLMHILGEGASASIGSAALSLDQDSHVALEARDVSIADPKQGVEISGIKSVRLGLAPLPLLTGKVRVAQLEVDGVSFEMPETKGPGFWKSLPYDEHGIVDFDAVSGELFAAMRRSLELLRAQDTHVIGIFNSTVAFKVGDEQQVLDIEQARLIENGGKIDIAGSVIWKGKKIALDGKIDRHAGDNSLAGFELNVRDIPVALGSPPEVSPVINGNRVNPAHFELEASARLSLTGSAADGDRPERLATELAVDGIDMQLGKVEDVRGGIRLNLEHTVGSRKIEIKSSRLQLGGMQAQFNGAFGPEPEAENNTGGPTYRFEVLTTSATSMPSESTDPPLSFATRIAGRYMADQQRIQFANLDVQTETGQLFGQGSMGFGAGSPEMIFLLRIPQMPVADAKHLWPIDVADGAREWVLKNLFGGTLKDSRIDISLAGGRFNGPGLPPPLTGDEIKADFKVFDTRFDVVGELPPVRDADGEISVRGAYTTIKLLKGVAYTPNNRKVDVSDGTLIIPWGPQRPVIAELDLGVSGEASAIAEIAGNKPIDVLKNVPFLPGDVTGDVKSRVKVNFAVSKDPPPGTLRWNADIGFTGLDISKPIAGSSVSDATGSIKVDQSAAIITADAKLDGVPAKISMVEPVNRSGPVKREQKVKLDIDDKTRDAVFPGLNSIFSGPMSVDLGMDDGGKRHVSADLGKTQIDLPWLGWRKGAGIPAKATFDLVQSADDKSKMDINNLVFSGDAFGAKGDLSIAKGDFQSANFSEIRLNRNDNLAVKAAKSGGGYRVNVRGSQFDARALIKQVSDLGEKGSGGGKSNNPRVVVSAQIDAVSGFNGEALSNVAVSYESAGSKVSGVSVNAVTSSGESFVATNNDQGDARSISLQSNDAGAVLRFFDFYDKMRGGKITVGLAAQGNGPLRGQIDARNFAIINEPRLAKIVSSSPSSGGTSLNQAVKRDIDVSRVDIERGFSLIEKGNGYLNLSKGVVRGPTVGTTFQGTLYDKQGNMSITGTFMPAYGVNRLFGELPIFGALLGNGRDRGLIGITYKLTGSAKQPQVIVNPISVIAPGIFRSIFEF from the coding sequence ATGAAAAGAATCGAGCGTCTCGCCGCTGACGGCGAGGGTGGCTTTTTGCCCGGCCCGGCCCGTCCGAGCCGTTCTTTTTTATCGCGCTGTTCCCATGCGATTTTGTCGATCTGTATCCTTCTGGTTCTCATAGTCGGTGCCGGTTTTGTCATCCTTCGCAGCGGTGTCGATAGCAATCTTCTGCGTGACGAAGCACAGAAAAGCCTGATGCATATTCTCGGTGAAGGTGCGTCCGCCTCCATCGGGAGTGCGGCGCTATCGCTGGATCAGGATAGTCACGTTGCGCTCGAAGCCCGTGACGTATCGATCGCTGATCCGAAGCAGGGCGTCGAAATCAGCGGAATCAAATCTGTGCGCCTGGGGCTGGCGCCGTTGCCGCTTTTGACCGGCAAGGTACGTGTTGCTCAGCTCGAGGTGGATGGCGTTTCCTTTGAAATGCCAGAAACGAAAGGTCCGGGATTCTGGAAGTCCTTGCCTTACGACGAACATGGCATTGTCGATTTCGATGCGGTTTCGGGTGAGCTTTTCGCCGCCATGCGCCGCAGTCTGGAGCTTTTGCGTGCGCAAGACACGCATGTCATAGGCATTTTCAACAGCACCGTTGCATTCAAGGTTGGCGATGAACAGCAGGTTCTGGATATCGAGCAGGCCCGTCTCATCGAAAATGGTGGGAAGATCGACATCGCCGGCAGCGTCATCTGGAAAGGCAAGAAAATTGCACTGGATGGCAAGATCGACCGGCATGCAGGTGACAACAGTCTGGCCGGCTTCGAGCTGAATGTCCGCGATATTCCCGTTGCATTGGGTTCCCCGCCAGAAGTTTCTCCCGTCATAAATGGCAATCGTGTCAATCCGGCCCATTTCGAACTGGAAGCATCGGCACGCTTGTCCTTGACAGGATCGGCTGCCGATGGCGATCGGCCGGAACGTCTTGCAACAGAACTCGCTGTCGACGGCATAGATATGCAGCTCGGCAAGGTTGAAGACGTGCGTGGTGGTATTCGCCTTAATCTTGAACATACGGTAGGAAGCCGCAAGATCGAGATCAAGTCGTCCCGGCTGCAGCTTGGCGGGATGCAGGCACAGTTCAATGGGGCATTTGGTCCGGAACCGGAAGCTGAAAACAATACGGGCGGTCCGACATATCGCTTCGAGGTTCTGACCACTTCGGCGACGAGTATGCCATCGGAATCGACCGATCCGCCGCTATCCTTCGCAACACGGATAGCTGGGCGCTATATGGCCGACCAGCAACGCATCCAGTTTGCCAATCTCGACGTACAGACGGAAACCGGGCAACTCTTTGGCCAGGGAAGCATGGGCTTCGGTGCCGGTTCGCCGGAGATGATCTTCCTGCTGCGCATTCCTCAAATGCCGGTTGCAGACGCCAAGCACCTATGGCCCATCGATGTTGCGGATGGTGCACGCGAATGGGTGCTTAAAAACCTCTTTGGCGGAACTCTCAAAGACAGCCGCATCGATATTTCGCTGGCAGGTGGTCGTTTTAACGGGCCCGGCCTTCCTCCACCGCTGACGGGCGATGAAATCAAAGCTGATTTCAAGGTTTTCGATACACGTTTTGATGTCGTTGGAGAACTGCCGCCCGTGCGCGATGCCGATGGTGAGATATCGGTTCGTGGCGCCTATACGACCATCAAGCTTTTGAAAGGCGTGGCCTACACGCCAAACAACCGTAAAGTTGATGTGTCTGACGGCACGCTCATCATTCCATGGGGGCCACAACGGCCGGTTATCGCGGAACTGGATCTCGGTGTTTCCGGTGAGGCATCGGCAATCGCTGAAATTGCCGGAAACAAGCCTATCGACGTTTTGAAGAATGTGCCGTTTCTGCCCGGCGACGTGACCGGTGATGTGAAGTCGCGCGTCAAGGTGAACTTTGCCGTTTCCAAGGATCCGCCGCCCGGCACGCTTCGCTGGAACGCTGACATTGGCTTCACCGGTCTCGACATTTCGAAGCCGATAGCCGGATCGTCCGTCAGTGATGCGACAGGCAGTATCAAAGTAGATCAGTCGGCGGCCATTATTACTGCCGATGCAAAACTGGATGGTGTTCCTGCAAAAATCAGCATGGTCGAGCCCGTCAATCGCTCGGGACCGGTCAAGCGCGAGCAGAAGGTCAAGCTGGATATCGACGACAAGACCCGTGACGCAGTCTTTCCCGGTTTGAATTCCATCTTCTCCGGCCCCATGTCTGTTGATCTTGGCATGGATGATGGCGGCAAGCGCCATGTTTCAGCTGATCTCGGCAAGACGCAGATCGATCTGCCATGGCTCGGATGGCGCAAAGGGGCAGGCATACCGGCGAAGGCAACCTTCGATCTGGTCCAGAGCGCGGACGACAAGAGCAAGATGGACATCAATAATCTTGTCTTCTCTGGCGATGCCTTTGGAGCGAAGGGGGATCTTTCCATTGCGAAAGGCGATTTTCAATCGGCGAATTTCAGCGAGATACGCCTGAACCGAAACGATAATCTTGCAGTCAAAGCGGCCAAAAGCGGGGGCGGCTATCGGGTTAATGTGCGTGGTTCGCAGTTCGACGCGCGGGCCCTGATCAAGCAGGTTTCCGACCTTGGCGAGAAGGGCAGCGGCGGCGGTAAAAGCAATAATCCGCGCGTGGTCGTGAGCGCTCAGATCGATGCAGTCAGCGGCTTTAACGGTGAAGCTTTAAGCAATGTCGCTGTCTCCTACGAGAGCGCGGGCAGCAAAGTATCGGGCGTATCGGTCAATGCTGTAACGTCGTCTGGCGAATCCTTTGTGGCAACGAACAATGATCAGGGCGATGCGCGCTCCATTTCGCTGCAATCCAATGATGCAGGAGCGGTTCTTCGTTTCTTCGATTTCTACGACAAAATGCGCGGTGGCAAAATCACGGTTGGTCTCGCCGCACAGGGCAACGGTCCGTTGCGTGGTCAGATCGATGCGCGCAATTTTGCGATCATCAACGAACCGCGTCTTGCGAAAATCGTTTCCAGTTCGCCATCGAGCGGCGGCACAAGTCTCAATCAGGCAGTAAAACGGGATATCGACGTTTCGCGCGTTGATATCGAGCGCGGTTTTTCGTTGATTGAGAAGGGCAACGGTTATCTGAACCTGTCCAAGGGTGTCGTTCGCGGTCCGACCGTCGGCACGACCTTCCAGGGAACGCTCTATGACAAGCAGGGCAATATGTCGATCACCGGCACATTCATGCCCGCCTATGGTGTCAATCGGCTGTTCGGCGAGCTACCCATCTTTGGTGCGCTGCTCGGAAATGGTCGCGATCGCGGCTTGATCGGAATCACTTACAAGCTTACTGGCAGCGCCAAGCAGCCGCAGGTGATCGTCAATCCGATCTCCGTCATCGCGCCGGGCATATTCCGCTCAATCTTTGAGTTTTGA
- the bcp gene encoding thioredoxin-dependent thiol peroxidase, with product MAHPQVGDPAPDFTLPSDNGEISLSSLKGKPVVIYFYPKDDTSGCTKEAIAFSLLKPEFDKIGVRVIGLSPDSATKHAKFRKKHDLTVDLAADEDRVALEAYGVWVEKSMYGRKYMGVERTTFLIDAEGRIAQVWNKVKVDGHAEAVLDAARAL from the coding sequence ATGGCTCATCCCCAAGTTGGCGATCCGGCACCCGATTTCACTCTGCCTTCGGATAATGGCGAAATCTCCCTGTCGTCTCTCAAAGGCAAGCCGGTTGTCATCTACTTCTATCCGAAAGACGACACGTCCGGCTGCACCAAGGAAGCGATTGCTTTCTCGCTGTTGAAGCCGGAGTTCGACAAGATCGGCGTTCGCGTCATCGGTCTTTCTCCCGATAGCGCGACGAAACATGCAAAATTTCGCAAGAAGCACGATCTGACCGTCGACCTTGCTGCCGATGAAGATCGTGTAGCGCTCGAAGCCTATGGCGTGTGGGTTGAAAAAAGCATGTATGGCCGCAAATATATGGGCGTGGAACGCACGACATTCCTGATCGATGCAGAAGGACGCATCGCTCAAGTCTGGAACAAGGTCAAAGTCGACGGCCATGCCGAGGCGGTTCTGGACGCCGCACGCGCGCTTTGA
- a CDS encoding ferritin-like domain-containing protein encodes MTSKPSYEQTLRGNAIRAISAGDLDEKVRLTRETAARWFGRTLSVRSPLDPPLPERPGRPEKPELVPPRMLKKRSLNTEHGRIALMHALAHIELNAIDLALDIVARFAAKPIPRSFFDGWMKVADDEARHFTLLRDRLKSLGADYGDMPAHDGLWQSAHQTRNDLEARLAVVPLILEARGLDVTPSLLEKMIETGDHETAAILDVIYNDEKTHVAVGAKWFRFFCARNKIDPAARFRELVRANFRGELKPPFNELARAEAGLTPSFYRSLSPVSI; translated from the coding sequence ATGACAAGCAAGCCATCATACGAACAGACACTGCGCGGTAATGCCATCCGCGCCATATCCGCCGGCGATCTCGACGAAAAGGTCAGGCTGACGCGAGAGACCGCTGCTCGCTGGTTCGGTCGCACGCTGTCGGTTCGCAGCCCCCTCGATCCGCCTTTGCCTGAGCGTCCCGGACGCCCTGAAAAGCCGGAACTCGTGCCTCCCCGCATGTTGAAAAAGCGGTCGCTCAACACGGAACACGGGCGCATTGCGCTGATGCACGCGCTCGCCCATATCGAACTGAACGCCATAGATCTTGCGCTCGACATCGTTGCCCGTTTTGCGGCCAAACCAATACCGCGCAGTTTCTTCGATGGCTGGATGAAAGTCGCCGACGACGAAGCGCGGCATTTCACGCTGCTGCGTGATCGTCTCAAGTCGCTTGGCGCAGACTATGGCGACATGCCTGCCCACGATGGGCTTTGGCAGTCTGCTCACCAGACCCGCAACGATCTGGAGGCCCGTCTCGCTGTCGTGCCGCTCATACTCGAGGCACGCGGGCTCGATGTCACGCCATCTCTGCTTGAGAAGATGATCGAAACCGGCGACCATGAGACTGCAGCAATTCTTGACGTCATCTACAATGACGAGAAAACCCATGTCGCTGTTGGCGCTAAATGGTTTCGTTTCTTCTGCGCCCGAAACAAAATCGATCCGGCAGCGCGATTTCGCGAACTGGTTCGCGCCAATTTCCGTGGCGAACTCAAACCACCGTTCAATGAACTGGCACGTGCCGAAGCTGGGCTGACGCCGTCTTTCTACCGCTCTTTATCACCAGTATCCATCTAG
- a CDS encoding M23 family metallopeptidase, which translates to MTGKQAKTSTKKVFGERKEPPVLIIARGEKISHFTFRPWMAALGGAAFLALSAGYLGATAYLVLRDDLMSAGIARHARNQQLYEDRISALRTEVDRITSRQMLDQQVMENKVAELMQRQQTLNARDGKLAPLLERASQLQPMPEMPTEGVPDQEQHSQLIPDEALAGREFPGIDPIITGPVPGKAPAGKPDRRADAGSIGLRLSGGLSGESTLETSDKILATITQNLHRIESEQNGKVRVLADAAYEKADSILDTLNAAGLRIETPANAAVAMGGPLIPVSSPGMVVNDFDMQLRNLDSALDRLDQVRKRVSALPLANPAPGKPVTSLFGVRRDPFLGTAAFHSGIDFRAAYGQTVKSTAAGKVVKAGRFGGYGNMVEIDHGNGFSTRFAHLSRVLVRDGQQVATGAVVGEAGSSGRSTGSHLHYEVRENGRAINPVNFLKAGKQIEPLL; encoded by the coding sequence ATGACTGGGAAGCAGGCAAAAACATCGACGAAAAAGGTGTTCGGAGAGCGCAAGGAACCGCCTGTCCTGATTATTGCGCGCGGCGAAAAGATCAGCCATTTCACATTTCGTCCATGGATGGCCGCTCTTGGAGGTGCTGCTTTTCTGGCGCTTTCGGCCGGATATCTGGGAGCAACTGCCTATCTGGTGCTTCGCGACGACCTGATGAGCGCCGGTATTGCGCGCCATGCCCGCAACCAGCAGCTCTATGAGGACCGCATTTCAGCCCTTCGCACCGAGGTTGATCGCATCACCAGCCGTCAAATGCTCGATCAGCAGGTGATGGAGAACAAGGTCGCCGAACTGATGCAGCGCCAGCAAACGCTGAATGCGCGCGACGGAAAACTCGCACCTCTGCTGGAACGAGCTTCGCAATTGCAGCCAATGCCGGAAATGCCGACGGAAGGCGTGCCTGATCAGGAGCAGCATAGCCAGCTTATCCCCGATGAAGCGCTGGCAGGACGCGAGTTTCCAGGTATCGACCCGATCATTACCGGTCCCGTTCCAGGAAAGGCACCTGCAGGAAAGCCTGATCGCCGCGCCGATGCCGGCTCCATAGGACTGCGTCTTTCTGGCGGACTTTCGGGTGAATCGACACTTGAGACTTCCGACAAGATATTGGCCACGATCACCCAGAACCTTCATCGCATCGAAAGCGAGCAGAATGGCAAGGTGAGAGTGCTGGCTGACGCCGCCTATGAAAAGGCCGACAGCATCCTCGATACTTTGAACGCCGCCGGGCTGCGTATCGAAACGCCTGCCAATGCGGCTGTTGCAATGGGCGGGCCGCTTATCCCGGTTTCGTCGCCCGGTATGGTGGTCAATGATTTCGACATGCAATTGCGCAATCTCGACAGCGCGCTTGATCGGCTTGATCAGGTACGCAAACGTGTAAGCGCCCTGCCCTTGGCCAATCCGGCTCCGGGCAAGCCCGTTACCAGCCTGTTTGGCGTGCGCCGCGATCCATTTCTAGGTACGGCTGCGTTCCATTCCGGTATCGACTTTCGCGCGGCATACGGTCAGACGGTGAAGTCCACCGCAGCGGGCAAGGTTGTAAAGGCAGGTCGCTTTGGCGGGTATGGCAATATGGTCGAAATCGATCATGGTAATGGATTCTCAACCCGTTTTGCCCATCTGAGCCGCGTTCTGGTACGCGACGGTCAACAGGTTGCCACCGGAGCGGTTGTCGGCGAGGCAGGAAGTTCCGGACGTTCCACCGGCAGTCATCTGCACTATGAAGTCCGCGAAAACGGTCGGGCGATCAATCCGGTCAATTTCCTCAAGGCAGGCAAACAGATAGAACCATTGCTCTGA
- the prfB gene encoding peptide chain release factor 2 (programmed frameshift), translating into MRAEIETLVDEIQQAISLLRRHLDWDQAIKRLGYLNQRAEDPTLWNDAQEAQKLMRERQQLEDSINGINHLKQTLNDSIELIAMGEEEDDKSIIQDAENTIRELKQEIDRRQIDMLLSGEADANDTYVEVHAGAGGTESQDWASMLLRMYTRWAERNGRKVEVMEVHEGEEAGIKSATILVKGHNSYGMMKTESGVHRLVRISPYDSNARRHTSFASIWVYPVIDDNIDVQVTEADVRIDTYRASGAGGQHVNTTDSAVRITHIATGIVVQCQAERSQHKNREKAWSMLRARLYEEELKKREAATDAANATKTEIGWGHQIRSYVLQPYQLVKDLRTGVESTNPQEVLDGSVTPFMEAALAHRIQGGGEMIDDID; encoded by the exons ATGCGCGCGGAAATCGAGACGCTGGTTGACGAAATCCAGCAGGCCATAAGCCTGCTGAGGAGGCATCTT GACTGGGATCAGGCGATAAAACGTCTCGGCTATCTCAATCAGAGAGCCGAAGATCCCACGCTTTGGAATGATGCTCAGGAAGCCCAAAAGCTGATGCGCGAGCGCCAGCAGCTGGAAGATAGCATCAATGGCATCAACCATCTGAAGCAGACGCTGAACGACAGCATCGAACTTATCGCCATGGGCGAAGAAGAGGACGACAAGTCGATCATTCAGGATGCGGAAAACACCATCCGCGAACTGAAGCAAGAGATCGACCGTCGCCAGATCGATATGCTGTTGTCGGGCGAAGCCGACGCGAACGACACCTATGTCGAAGTGCATGCCGGTGCCGGTGGTACGGAAAGCCAGGACTGGGCGTCGATGCTCCTGCGCATGTATACGCGCTGGGCCGAGCGCAACGGCCGCAAGGTCGAAGTGATGGAAGTGCACGAAGGCGAAGAAGCGGGCATCAAGTCCGCGACCATTCTCGTCAAGGGGCACAATTCATACGGCATGATGAAGACCGAATCGGGCGTCCATCGCCTGGTGCGAATTTCGCCCTACGATTCCAACGCCCGCCGTCATACGTCCTTTGCCAGCATCTGGGTTTATCCTGTCATCGATGACAATATCGATGTGCAGGTTACGGAGGCGGATGTTCGCATCGATACCTATCGCGCTTCGGGCGCGGGCGGCCAGCACGTCAACACCACCGATTCGGCAGTGCGTATCACACATATTGCGACCGGAATCGTGGTGCAGTGTCAGGCGGAGCGCTCACAGCACAAGAACCGCGAAAAGGCATGGTCGATGCTGCGCGCTCGCCTCTATGAAGAGGAACTGAAAAAGCGCGAAGCAGCGACGGATGCGGCGAATGCCACCAAGACCGAAATCGGTTGGGGACACCAGATTCGCTCCTACGTCCTGCAGCCTTATCAGCTCGTCAAGGATCTGCGTACCGGCGTTGAAAGCACCAACCCCCAGGAAGTGCTGGATGGCTCCGTTACGCCGTTCATGGAAGCCGCACTTGCCCACCGTATTCAGGGTGGCGGCGAAATGATCGACGATATCGACTGA